The following are from one region of the Tenacibaculum dicentrarchi genome:
- a CDS encoding NAD(P)H-dependent flavin oxidoreductase produces MKNKITELFNIKYPIIQGGMVWVSGWKLASAVSNAGGLGLIGAGSMYPDVLREHIQKCKKATDKPFGVNVPMLYPDVEKIMDIIIEEGVKIVFTSAGNPKIWTTFLKEKGITVVHVVSSVKFALKSELAGVDAIVCEGFEAGGHNGREETTTLTLIPMVKEKVNIPVISAGGISSGKSMLATMILGADGVQIGSRFAATLESSAHANFKQTILDVKDGDTHLTLKELAPVRLVKNKFYNDVQELYQQNPTIEQIKELLGRARAKKGIFEGDLNEGELEIGQVAGLIHQIKSAKEVLEEIVTEFNQVKENLKFL; encoded by the coding sequence TTGAAAAATAAAATAACAGAACTTTTTAATATAAAATATCCGATTATTCAAGGCGGAATGGTTTGGGTTTCTGGTTGGAAATTAGCATCCGCAGTTTCTAATGCAGGCGGTTTGGGGTTAATCGGCGCAGGTTCTATGTATCCTGATGTTTTGCGTGAGCATATTCAAAAATGTAAAAAAGCAACCGATAAACCTTTCGGTGTAAATGTGCCAATGTTGTATCCTGATGTTGAAAAAATAATGGATATTATCATCGAAGAAGGTGTTAAAATTGTTTTTACATCCGCAGGAAATCCAAAAATTTGGACAACCTTTTTAAAAGAAAAAGGAATTACAGTAGTACACGTAGTAAGCTCTGTAAAGTTTGCCTTAAAATCAGAATTAGCAGGAGTAGACGCTATTGTTTGTGAAGGTTTTGAAGCAGGCGGACATAACGGACGAGAAGAAACTACAACGCTTACTTTAATTCCGATGGTTAAAGAAAAAGTTAATATTCCTGTAATTTCGGCAGGTGGAATAAGTTCAGGAAAATCGATGTTAGCAACCATGATTTTAGGAGCTGATGGAGTTCAAATAGGAAGTCGTTTTGCGGCAACTTTAGAATCGTCAGCGCATGCAAATTTTAAGCAAACTATACTTGATGTTAAAGATGGCGACACACATTTAACACTAAAAGAATTAGCGCCTGTTCGTTTGGTTAAAAATAAGTTTTATAATGATGTACAAGAGTTGTATCAGCAAAACCCAACTATTGAACAAATAAAAGAATTATTAGGAAGAGCAAGAGCAAAAAAAGGAATTTTTGAAGGCGATTTAAACGAAGGAGAACTTGAAATTGGTCAAGTAGCAGGATTAATTCATCAAATTAAATCAGCGAAAGAAGTTTTAGAAGAAATTGTTACAGAATTTAATCAGGTTAAAGAAAATTTAAAGTTTTTGTAA
- the mnmA gene encoding tRNA 2-thiouridine(34) synthase MnmA: MKRVVVGLSGGVDSSVTAYLLKEQGYEVIGLFMKNWHDDSVTISDDCPWLEDSNDAMLVAEKLGIPFQTVDLSDQYKERIVDYMFNEYEKGRTPNPDILCNREIKFDVFMDIALSLGADYVATGHYCRKAEEVIDGEAVYKLLAGKDANKDQSYFLCQLSQKQLAKAMFPIGELTKPEVREIAKKADLITADKKDSQGLCFIGKVRLPDFLQQKLQPKEGIIVQVPISFEQYNRTVPKFENKEAELAYFATKFSYKKESGKTVGKHQGAHYFTKGQRKGLNVGGTKEALYVIETDVNENIIYTGEGKNHQGLYRNVLFVSNEELHSVREDLALKSGETMEVEARIRYRQKLEKATLHKVDSGLYVEFENPQSAIQEGQFVAWYINEELLGSGVIS, from the coding sequence ATGAAAAGAGTAGTAGTAGGACTTTCGGGAGGTGTAGATAGTAGTGTAACCGCTTATTTGTTAAAAGAACAAGGATATGAAGTTATCGGCTTGTTTATGAAAAATTGGCATGATGATTCGGTTACAATTTCAGACGATTGCCCGTGGTTAGAAGACAGTAATGACGCAATGTTAGTTGCCGAAAAATTAGGAATTCCTTTTCAAACTGTCGATTTAAGCGACCAATACAAAGAACGTATTGTTGATTATATGTTTAATGAATACGAAAAAGGACGCACGCCAAACCCTGATATATTATGTAACAGAGAAATTAAATTTGATGTTTTTATGGACATCGCTTTAAGTTTAGGAGCCGATTACGTAGCAACAGGGCATTATTGCCGAAAAGCAGAAGAAGTAATTGACGGTGAAGCGGTATATAAATTATTAGCAGGAAAAGATGCCAATAAAGACCAATCGTATTTTTTATGTCAATTATCTCAAAAACAATTAGCAAAAGCGATGTTTCCAATTGGCGAATTAACAAAGCCAGAGGTAAGAGAAATTGCTAAAAAAGCCGATTTAATTACTGCCGATAAAAAAGATTCTCAAGGATTGTGTTTTATTGGTAAAGTTCGTTTACCTGATTTTTTACAGCAAAAATTACAGCCAAAAGAGGGAATTATTGTTCAAGTACCAATAAGTTTTGAGCAGTATAACCGTACTGTTCCAAAGTTTGAAAATAAAGAAGCTGAATTAGCATATTTCGCAACAAAATTTTCTTACAAAAAAGAAAGCGGAAAAACTGTAGGAAAGCATCAAGGTGCGCATTATTTCACTAAAGGACAACGTAAAGGTTTAAATGTTGGTGGAACTAAAGAAGCTTTATATGTTATTGAAACCGATGTAAATGAAAACATAATTTATACAGGTGAAGGTAAAAATCATCAAGGTTTATATAGAAATGTATTGTTTGTTTCTAATGAAGAATTACATTCGGTTCGTGAAGATTTAGCTTTAAAATCTGGGGAAACTATGGAAGTAGAAGCAAGAATACGTTATCGTCAGAAATTAGAAAAAGCAACTTTACATAAAGTTGATAGCGGTTTATATGTTGAGTTTGAAAATCCGCAATCGGCAATTCAAGAAGGGCAGTTTGTTGCTTGGTATATTAACGAAGAATTATTAGGTTCGGGAGTAATTTCTTAA
- a CDS encoding toxin-antitoxin system YwqK family antitoxin, with protein sequence MTSIEAQELNKIDANGNRIGAWKKLYSNGKVRYTGQFENGKEVGVFKFYSITSSGSPISTKTYVNGTATVKFYTEFGKLKSQGKMIGKKRVGKWVYYFSNGKPVSQENYKDGRLDGIFKNYYPNGNLTQELHYLKGKKNGVSKTFTDSAILIEETLYVNGKLEGKATYYDLKGGIKEEGMYKNGKRVGKWEFYMDGEKVNKKKKMKVSDFKK encoded by the coding sequence ATGACTTCTATAGAAGCTCAGGAATTAAATAAAATAGACGCGAACGGAAACAGAATTGGCGCTTGGAAAAAACTATATTCCAACGGGAAGGTAAGGTATACAGGGCAATTTGAAAATGGCAAAGAAGTAGGTGTTTTTAAGTTTTATTCAATTACATCGTCAGGATCACCAATAAGTACAAAAACCTATGTAAACGGTACGGCTACTGTAAAATTTTACACCGAATTTGGCAAGTTAAAAAGCCAAGGTAAAATGATTGGTAAAAAGCGTGTTGGAAAATGGGTGTATTATTTTTCAAATGGAAAACCTGTTTCTCAAGAAAATTATAAAGACGGAAGACTAGACGGAATTTTTAAGAATTATTATCCGAATGGAAATTTGACACAAGAATTACACTATTTAAAAGGAAAGAAAAACGGTGTGTCTAAAACCTTTACCGATTCGGCTATTTTAATTGAAGAAACTCTTTATGTAAACGGAAAATTAGAAGGAAAAGCTACTTATTACGATTTAAAAGGTGGTATTAAAGAAGAAGGAATGTATAAAAATGGCAAAAGAGTAGGGAAGTGGGAATTTTATATGGATGGCGAAAAAGTAAATAAGAAAAAGAAAATGAAAGTGTCTGATTTTAAAAAATAA
- a CDS encoding adenylosuccinate lyase — translation MNLDFLISVLDDMKTPTKINRNKAANSVLAHPKLIKQLVYLTFDVNNRQSIKASWVLEWICTQHSIDYILPYINFFVAKISSLHFDSAIRPCAKICENLAIEYTSTAQNKTKNTVTAKHIDSIIETGFDWLLTDQKIAVYAYSMTFLFFFGLEKNWVHFELKHLITTKIIHKSKACKARAKHILKLMEQKK, via the coding sequence ATGAATCTTGATTTTTTAATTTCTGTTCTAGATGATATGAAAACTCCTACTAAAATAAACAGAAATAAGGCTGCTAATAGTGTATTGGCACATCCAAAATTAATAAAACAACTTGTGTATTTAACTTTTGATGTAAATAATAGGCAATCTATTAAAGCCTCTTGGGTTTTAGAGTGGATTTGTACACAGCACAGCATTGATTATATTTTACCGTATATCAATTTTTTTGTAGCTAAAATTTCAAGCTTACATTTTGATAGCGCTATTAGACCCTGTGCTAAAATATGTGAAAATTTAGCTATAGAATATACCTCAACAGCTCAAAATAAAACGAAAAATACAGTCACAGCAAAACATATTGATAGCATTATTGAAACAGGTTTTGATTGGTTGCTTACCGATCAAAAAATAGCAGTATATGCTTATAGTATGACTTTTTTATTTTTCTTCGGATTAGAAAAAAACTGGGTACATTTCGAATTAAAACACTTAATTACGACAAAAATAATTCACAAAAGCAAAGCCTGTAAAGCGCGAGCAAAGCATATTTTAAAATTGATGGAACAAAAAAAATGA
- a CDS encoding thioredoxin family protein, whose translation MKKIILTFVLLISISQHAKATTWMTSFEDAKKLSIATNKLILIDFWATWCYPCQKMEADTWRTPEIESLLSAYIPLKIDIDVFRKISNKYSANRIPYVLIVDAYGEVFFNETGYKTKEQMLKVLKKYAINTKVFQNDFASFYKKQTPEIALSLGEKYLDASIYLKGKIKYDFLKLGGVYFKKIKKLTSKKEYKQKYSQKVNLLAGAYKLLIKGKNEKALKYLDKNFKEVEILPENKVLFDFIGFTAYNKLKDKENAKIWYEKLKTDKGYKTYLSKSRKI comes from the coding sequence ATGAAAAAAATTATTTTAACATTTGTATTATTAATTTCAATATCACAACATGCCAAGGCAACAACTTGGATGACTTCTTTTGAAGATGCTAAAAAATTATCAATAGCAACAAATAAGTTAATATTGATTGATTTTTGGGCTACTTGGTGTTATCCTTGTCAAAAAATGGAAGCTGATACTTGGCGCACTCCAGAGATTGAGAGTTTATTAAGTGCTTACATTCCTTTAAAAATAGATATTGATGTTTTTAGAAAAATTTCAAATAAATATTCGGCAAATAGAATTCCTTATGTTTTAATTGTTGATGCTTATGGTGAGGTTTTTTTCAATGAAACAGGCTATAAAACCAAAGAACAGATGTTAAAAGTTCTAAAAAAATACGCTATTAATACTAAGGTATTTCAAAATGATTTTGCATCTTTTTATAAAAAACAAACTCCAGAAATTGCCCTATCTTTAGGTGAAAAGTATTTAGATGCTTCTATTTATTTAAAGGGAAAAATTAAATATGATTTTTTAAAATTAGGAGGGGTTTATTTTAAAAAAATAAAGAAATTGACTTCTAAAAAAGAATATAAACAAAAATATTCGCAAAAAGTTAATTTATTAGCAGGCGCATACAAGTTACTAATTAAAGGTAAAAATGAAAAAGCATTAAAATACTTAGATAAAAACTTTAAAGAAGTTGAAATTTTACCTGAAAATAAAGTATTGTTTGATTTTATAGGTTTTACAGCTTATAATAAGTTAAAAGATAAAGAAAATGCCAAAATTTGGTATGAAAAATTAAAGACCGATAAAGGTTATAAAACTTATCTTTCTAAATCAAGAAAAATATAG
- a CDS encoding YkgJ family cysteine cluster protein, with translation MDRDLENLEKLANEVEKENKKYFATIKKRVPKNFDVVAQDLHDKEFAKTDCLDCGNCCKTTSPIFTDKDTERISKYLKMKVRDFEAQYLERDQDDFMVLKTAPCSFLDERDNSCYIYDVRPKACSEYPHTNRKKFIQISDLTIANTAICPATYRIVEELKKRLPVRSNEKIKRLG, from the coding sequence ATGGATAGAGATTTAGAGAACTTAGAAAAGTTAGCAAACGAAGTAGAGAAAGAAAATAAAAAATATTTTGCAACCATAAAAAAACGAGTACCTAAAAACTTTGATGTTGTAGCACAAGATTTACACGACAAAGAGTTTGCAAAAACCGATTGTTTAGACTGCGGAAATTGTTGTAAAACAACCAGTCCTATTTTTACAGATAAAGATACTGAGCGTATTTCGAAGTATTTAAAGATGAAAGTACGTGATTTTGAAGCGCAATATTTAGAGCGTGATCAAGATGATTTTATGGTATTAAAAACAGCGCCATGTTCATTTTTAGATGAGCGTGATAATTCGTGTTATATTTATGATGTTCGTCCAAAGGCTTGTTCAGAATACCCGCATACAAACCGTAAGAAATTTATTCAAATTTCAGATTTAACCATTGCAAACACTGCTATTTGCCCAGCAACGTATAGAATTGTTGAAGAGTTAAAAAAACGTTTGCCAGTGCGTTCTAACGAAAAAATTAAAAGATTGGGGTAG
- the argS gene encoding arginine--tRNA ligase, which yields MSIQTLIEAKVKEGFSTLYNVEIPSVEFQATRKDFEGDITVVVFPLLRYKKGNPVQIGEDLGKYLVDNINEITNYNVVKGFLNLVVDNSFYTNFFNQIATNTSYGFIYPSADDSSRMVEYSSPNTNKPLHLGHVRNVLLGYSVAEILKASGKKVYKTQIINDRGIHICKSMLAWEKFGNGETPENTGLKGDKLVGNYYVKFDQEYKKEIATLIATGISEDDAKKQAPLFIEAQEMLRKWEAGDEKVVALWKEMNSWVYKGFDVTYKNIGVDFDTLYYESNTYLLGKDVVEQGLESGVFFKKEDGSVWCDLSEDGLDEKLVLRSDGTSVYMTQDIGTAIQRAKDMPDVGGMVYTVGNEQDYHFKVLFLILKKLGYSWAEQLHHLSYGMVDLPSGKMKSREGTVVDADDLMDEMTDTARTISQELGKLEGYSDQEKEELYKVIGLGALKYFILKVDPKKRILFDPKASVDFQGNTGPFIQYTYARIQSILRKADFDYSNAVSIELHAKEKELIKQLELYPEVIQQAANNYSPAVIANYTYELVKEFNSFYQNVHILGEENEDKKVFRVQLSKKVADTIKSAFALLGIEVPERM from the coding sequence ATGAGCATACAAACCTTAATTGAAGCAAAAGTAAAAGAAGGATTTTCAACCTTGTATAATGTAGAAATTCCAAGTGTCGAATTTCAAGCAACCCGTAAAGATTTTGAAGGAGATATCACTGTGGTGGTTTTTCCTCTTTTAAGATACAAAAAAGGAAATCCTGTTCAAATTGGCGAGGATTTAGGGAAATACCTTGTTGATAATATTAATGAAATTACAAACTATAACGTAGTTAAAGGCTTTTTAAATTTAGTTGTAGATAACAGTTTTTACACTAATTTTTTTAATCAGATAGCCACAAATACTTCTTACGGATTTATTTATCCTTCAGCGGATGATTCTTCTCGTATGGTTGAATATTCATCGCCAAACACAAATAAACCTTTACACTTAGGACACGTTCGTAATGTTTTATTAGGATATTCAGTTGCTGAAATTTTAAAAGCATCTGGTAAAAAAGTATATAAAACTCAAATTATTAACGATAGAGGAATACATATTTGTAAATCGATGTTAGCTTGGGAAAAATTCGGAAACGGAGAAACTCCTGAAAACACAGGTTTAAAAGGTGATAAATTAGTAGGAAACTACTACGTAAAATTCGACCAAGAATACAAAAAAGAAATAGCAACTTTAATTGCTACAGGTATTTCTGAAGATGATGCTAAAAAACAAGCACCTTTATTTATTGAAGCTCAAGAAATGCTTCGTAAATGGGAAGCTGGAGATGAAAAAGTTGTAGCACTTTGGAAAGAAATGAATAGCTGGGTTTACAAAGGGTTTGATGTTACTTATAAAAATATAGGTGTCGATTTTGATACATTATATTACGAAAGTAATACGTATTTATTAGGAAAAGATGTTGTTGAACAAGGTTTAGAAAGTGGTGTTTTCTTTAAAAAAGAAGACGGTTCTGTTTGGTGTGATTTATCTGAAGATGGTTTAGATGAAAAACTGGTTTTACGTTCTGATGGAACTTCCGTTTATATGACGCAAGATATTGGAACAGCTATTCAACGTGCTAAAGATATGCCCGATGTTGGCGGAATGGTTTACACCGTTGGTAACGAACAAGATTATCACTTTAAAGTTTTATTCTTAATTTTAAAGAAATTAGGATATTCTTGGGCTGAACAATTACATCATTTAAGTTACGGAATGGTAGATTTACCTTCTGGAAAAATGAAATCTCGTGAAGGAACTGTTGTTGATGCCGATGATTTAATGGACGAAATGACCGATACTGCTCGTACTATTTCTCAAGAACTAGGAAAATTAGAAGGGTATTCTGACCAAGAAAAAGAAGAATTATATAAAGTTATCGGTTTAGGAGCTTTAAAATATTTCATCTTAAAAGTTGACCCGAAAAAACGTATTTTATTCGACCCGAAAGCCTCTGTAGATTTTCAAGGAAATACAGGACCTTTTATTCAATATACGTATGCTAGAATTCAATCTATTTTAAGAAAAGCTGATTTTGATTATTCAAACGCTGTTTCAATTGAATTACACGCAAAAGAAAAAGAATTAATTAAACAATTAGAATTATATCCTGAAGTAATTCAGCAAGCTGCTAATAATTATTCGCCTGCCGTAATTGCTAACTATACGTACGAATTGGTAAAAGAATTCAATTCTTTTTATCAGAATGTACATATTTTAGGAGAAGAAAACGAAGACAAGAAAGTATTCAGAGTTCAGTTATCTAAAAAAGTTGCTGATACTATTAAATCGGCATTTGCTTTATTAGGAATTGAAGTTCCTGAAAGAATGTAA
- the lpdA gene encoding dihydrolipoyl dehydrogenase produces the protein MKYDVLIIGSGPGGYVTAIRASQLGFKTAVIEKENLGGICLNWGCIPTKALLKSAQVYDYLKHVDQYGLKAEAIDKDFDAVIKRSRGVAEGMSKGVQFLMKKNKIDIIDGFGKIKTGKKVDVTDKDGSVTEYSADNIIIATGARSRVLPNLPQDGKKVIGYRQAMSLPSQPKSMIVVGSGAIGVEFAHFYNSMGTDVTVVEFMPNIVPVEDIDVSKQMERSFKKSGIKVMTSSSVETVDTSGDGVKATVKTKKGEVVLEADILLSAVGIKTNIENIGLEDVGIITDRDKILVNDFYQTNIPGYFAIGDVTPGPALAHVASAEGITLVEKLAGLHTEAIDYGNIPGCTYATPEIASVGMTEKQAKEAGYDLKVGKFPFSASGKATAAGTTDGFVKVIFDAKYGEWLGCHMIGAGVTDMIAEAVLGRKLETTGHEVLKTIHPHPTMSEAVMEAVADAYDEVIHL, from the coding sequence ATGAAATACGACGTATTAATAATCGGAAGTGGTCCTGGAGGTTATGTAACTGCTATTAGAGCATCGCAATTAGGATTTAAAACGGCAGTAATTGAAAAGGAAAATTTAGGTGGAATTTGCTTAAACTGGGGATGTATTCCTACAAAAGCATTGTTAAAATCTGCTCAGGTTTATGATTATTTAAAACATGTTGACCAATATGGTTTAAAAGCTGAAGCCATTGACAAAGACTTTGATGCTGTTATTAAACGTAGTCGTGGTGTTGCTGAAGGAATGAGCAAAGGTGTTCAGTTTTTAATGAAAAAGAATAAAATTGACATTATTGACGGTTTTGGTAAAATTAAAACGGGTAAAAAAGTTGATGTTACAGATAAAGATGGTTCTGTAACTGAATATTCTGCTGATAATATTATTATCGCAACTGGAGCACGTTCTAGAGTTTTACCAAATTTACCGCAAGATGGTAAAAAAGTAATTGGTTATCGTCAGGCGATGAGCTTACCTAGTCAGCCAAAATCTATGATTGTTGTAGGTTCGGGTGCTATTGGTGTTGAATTTGCGCACTTTTACAATTCAATGGGAACAGATGTTACTGTTGTTGAATTTATGCCAAATATTGTACCTGTTGAAGATATTGATGTTTCAAAACAAATGGAGCGTTCTTTCAAAAAATCGGGTATTAAAGTGATGACAAGTTCATCTGTTGAAACTGTTGATACTTCTGGCGATGGCGTAAAAGCGACCGTTAAAACGAAAAAAGGTGAAGTTGTTTTAGAAGCAGATATTTTATTATCGGCTGTTGGAATTAAAACAAATATCGAAAACATCGGTTTAGAAGATGTTGGAATTATTACCGATAGAGATAAAATTTTAGTAAATGATTTTTATCAAACAAATATCCCTGGTTATTTTGCTATTGGTGATGTAACTCCTGGACCAGCTTTAGCACACGTTGCTTCTGCTGAAGGAATTACTTTAGTTGAAAAATTAGCAGGTTTACATACCGAAGCTATCGACTATGGAAATATTCCTGGTTGTACGTATGCTACTCCTGAAATTGCTTCTGTTGGAATGACAGAAAAACAAGCAAAAGAAGCTGGTTACGATTTAAAAGTTGGTAAATTTCCATTCTCTGCCTCTGGAAAAGCTACGGCTGCCGGAACTACAGATGGTTTTGTAAAAGTAATTTTTGATGCAAAATACGGTGAATGGTTAGGATGTCATATGATTGGTGCAGGTGTTACCGATATGATTGCCGAAGCAGTTTTAGGTAGAAAACTAGAAACTACTGGTCATGAAGTTTTAAAAACAATTCACCCTCACCCAACAATGAGTGAAGCGGTTATGGAAGCTGTTGCTGATGCTTATGATGAAGTAATTCATTTATAG